The Mesorhizobium sp. AR02 genomic interval GGGCCGCGTCACCGAGGAGCGCTCGCTGTCGGTCAACATTCCGGCCGGGATCGAGGACGGCACCCGCATCCGGCTTGCCAATGAGGGCGAGGCCGGCCTGCGCGGCGGGCCTTCGGGCGACCTTTATATTTTCCTGGCGGTGAAGCCGCACGAATTCTTCCAGCGCGATGGTGCCGATCTCTATTGCAAGGTGCCGATCTCGATGACGACGGCAGCCCTTGGCGGCTCCTTCGAGGTGACAACGCTGGACGGCACCCAGACCAAGGTGAAGGTGACCGAAGGTACGCAGAACGGGCGCCAGTTCCGCCTCAAGGGCAAGGGCATGCCGGTGCTGCGCCAGCCCAATGTCGGCGACCTCTACATCCAGACCGCCGTCGAGACGCCGCAGAACCTTACCCGCCGCCAGCGCGAGCTGCTGGAGGAGTTCGAACAGCTCTCCTCGCAGGACAATTCGCCCCAATCGAGCGGGTTTTTTGCCCGCATGAAGGATTTCTTCGAATCCTTCGGCGAGCGTTGATAATGCAAGAACGGCGCGCAAATCGATGAAACGCGCCGCATCTCGGGACACGACGAAATCTATCTTATCCACGACATCGGCAGGGTCGTGCCTTGCCTTGCGCTGCTCAGGTGTTAAGTAACCTGAGGGGAGCGCTGAGGAGAGCTTGCATGACACGTGGTCCCGGACTGCGGAAGGCGCTTGCCGAAAAATTCGACGACGAGCTCAAGTTCTTCAGGGGCTGGATCGACAAGCCGAAGACGGTCGGCTCGATCGTTCCGACCAGCTCGATCACCGCGCGCAAGATGGCCTCGATCGTCAATCCCAGGTCCGGCCTGCCGGTGCTCGAGGTTGGTCCGGGCACAGGCGTCATCACCCGCGCCATCCTCGCCCAAGGCGTGCGGCCCGAAAACCTCTATGCCGTCGAATACAACACGGATTTCGTGCGCCACCTGCGCCAGCTCTATCCCGGCGTCAACGTCATCGAGGGCGATGCCTTCAACCTCAACGCCACGCTTGGCGAGAGGAGCGGGATGATCTTCGATTCCGTCGTTTCCGGCGTGCCGCTGCTCAATTTCCCCGTCGCCCAGCGGATCGCCTATATAGAGAGCCTGCTCGACCGCATCCCGGCCGGGCGGCCGATTGTGCAGCTGACCTACGGTCCGATGTCGCCGATCCCGGCCGGCCGCGGCGACTATACGGTCAAACATTTCGATTTCATCTTCCGCAACATCCCGCCGACGCAGCTGTGGATCTACCGGCGCGGCAAGGGTGACTGAGACCTTGCCGGAGGCAGGACGCTTCCAGATTTTCCGGAAGGATCATTGCAAGGCTGGCTGGTTCGCCAATCGATCCAGAAATGCCCCAAGCCTTCCGAACGCTTCCTTTCCGGCCTTCCGGTCGAGATCGAACTGATATTCATGCGGCAAGGCCGGGCTGTAATCGTCCGCAAAGAACAGCGTGTCTACCTCGACGCCCTGCGCCCTGATCGCTGCTGCGATCAAGGTGGATTGCGGCGCCAGCGGATCGGCATTGCCGACCGACACGAATGCCGGCGGAAATCGCGGCGTCAGGTGCCGATTGACGGAGAATTCGGCGACGCGCGGATCATCCTTCAACTGCTTCGTCCCGAGATATGACCACATGACGGTCCTGATGAAGCCCGCGAACGGCCCCTCGGGCGCAATCATCGTGGCATCGTAGACGCCGCAGAACAGTGCGACGCCCTTCAGCCGCGCGCGTTCGATGGCCGGCTTGACGCCAACCGTGGCGGCATAGGCTGGATCGCTAACTGTCGCAGCAAGTTGGGCGACGATCTGCGAGCCAGCGGAGTCGCCGGCAAGAAAAAACCTGTTGGGGTCGATACGGTAGCGACCGGCATTGCGGGACAGGAAGGCAAGCGCCTTGTTGGCTTGAAGGACCGGGGTCGGATAGCGGGCTCCCGGGGCAACCGAATAACCGACCGCGACGGTGACATAGCCACGCCCGGCCAGGATTTTCATGTAGCCCGAAATGTCGGCCTTGTTTCCGGCGACAAAGCCGCCGCCATGCACCCAGACGATTGCCGGCAAGGCCTTGTCCGGGATGTCGGTCGGAAAGAAAACATCGAGAAGCTCGTCCGGGCCCTCGCCGTAGCGCTCGTCGCGCAGCCCGCTCACATTGGTTGGCACGTGCTGTTCAAGCGCCTGATTGCGCTCGACCCCGTCCTTGTGGAAAGCATAGCGAATCAGAAGGACCGAGGGCCATGGGCTGAATATGAATGCGGCATAGCCGGCTGCGACAGCCGCCGCCAAACCAACCAGGACGTAGCCAACCCACCTCACTCTCATCGCCGCAACCTATACATGGCATCTAGCTTCGGCAAAGCGCCGACCGCAGGACCGCAATCTCAGCTATTGATTCGGCCAGCGCATCGCCTATAGCTGCCTCCACAGCAAGGGATTGCCGATGTCGATCGTCCCGAAAATCCTCGTCTTCGCCGGTTCGGTGCGCAGCGGCGCCTATAGCGGCAGGACCGCCGATGTGGCGCAGAAGGAACTTGCGGTGCAAGGCGCCGAGGTGACCCGCATTTCGCTCGCCGATTATCCCCTGCCGATCCTCGACGAGGATTTGGAGAAGGAGAAGGGTGTCCCCGACAACGCCCAGAAGCTTGCACGGCTGATCATCGTCCATGACGGGCTGCTGATCGCCACGCCGGAATATAACGGCTCGATCCCGCCGCTGCTCAAGAACACGATCGACTGGGTGAGCCGGGTGCGCCGCGACGGCGGCCGATCGGTCAGGCCATTTGCCGGCAAGGTCGCCGGACTGTGCTCGTCCTCCAACGGCCATTTTGGCGGCATCCGCTGCATCAACCATCTGCGCGCCGTGCTGGTGCGCTGCCAGATGGAGGTGGTGACGCCGGAATGCTCGGTGCCGGACGGCGGCGACGCCTTCGACGAAGGCGGCAATTTCCGTGATGAAAGACTGTACAGATCGATGGAGCACCTATGCCGCACGCTGATCGAAACCTCGCGCATGCTGTCGACCCGGATCGAGGCGTGATCGCCGCAACGATGCAGACCCAATCCATGCAGACCCAATCCATGCAGGCCAAATCCATGCAGGAAAGATTGATCGTCGGCCTCGACGTGCCGACCGTGCGGGAAGCCGAGCAGGCGGTGCGCGAACTCGACGGCGTCGTCTCCTTCTACAAGATCGGCTATCAGCTGGCCTTCGCCGGCGGGCTCGACTTCGCCAGGGAACTGGCCAGCGGCGGGACAAAAATCTTCCTCGACATGAAGCTGCTCGACATAGACCACACGGTGGCCAAGGGCGTCGAGAACATCGTCAAGATGGGCATGACCATGCTGACCATCCACGCCTACCCCAAAGCGATGCGGGCGGCGGTGGAAGCGGCGCGGGGCAGCGAGCTTTGCCTGCTCGCCGTCAGCGTGCTGACTTCGATGGACGAGCAGGACATGATCGATGTCGGCTATGAATATGACCCGCACACGCTGGTGCTCAGGCGCTCGGAACAGGCGCTGCATGCCGGCATGGGCGGCATCGTCTGCTCGGCGGCGGAGGCCGAAGCGGTGCGGCGCATCGTCGGACCCGACATGGCGGTGGTGACGCCCGGCATCCGGCCGGCGGGCAGCGACCATGGCGACCAGAAGCGCGTGGTGACGCCGGCGCAAGCGATCCGCAACGGCGCCAGCCATCTTGTGGTGGCCCGGCCGATCATCGCGGCGGCCAACCGACGCGAGGCGGCCGAAGCCATTCTGGACGAAATGCGCTCGGCCTGATGTTCCAGATACAAACTCGGAGAAGAAGCATGCCCAAGGGATACTGGATCGCTCGCGTCGATGTGCGCGATGCCGAAGGCTACAAGGACTATGTCGCCGCCGCCAAACCCGCCTTCGAGCGCTTCGGCGCGAAATTCCTGGCGCGCGGCGGCGAGCATGAAAAGGCCGAAGGACCCGGCCGCGCCCGCAACGTCATCATCGAATTCGAGTCGCTCGCCGCGGCGCATGACTGCTACCACTCGCCGGAATATCAGCGCGCGGTCGCCATCCGCCAGAAGGTCGCCGACGGTGAGATCGTGCTGGTCGAAGGCGCCTGAGCTTCAGACGAGGTCCTGAAGGTTCACGTCGCGCAGCTTGGCGCCGCCAAGCAGGGCTCCGACCAGCTGGTGCTTGAGGGCAAGGCACTGCGAGCGGGCAAGTTTCACGATGCCGGGGACGTCGCTCTTCTCGCAGGCCTGCAGCAATTGCTTCTGCTGTTCGATGATCAGCGGCATGAAATCGCGCGACTTGAAGCCGAGGTGGAGCGTCCGCTCCGACTGGTCGAGGATCTGGCTCAGCAGCTGTGCCAGCCGCAAATTGCCGGAGAGCTCGGCAATCGCCAGGCGAAAGGCACGATCGGCCGCGAGGAACGCAACCGGGCTGCGCAGCGTCTCGGGCTTCAGCACCTTTCTGGCCGCCAGCCTGATCTCGTCCAGTCCACGCTCGGTGATCCCCGAAGTGGCAACCCGGAACACTTCGGGTTCGATCAGGCTTCGCACATCGAAGATCTCGTTGACGTCGCGCAAGGTCAGCGTCGTGATGACATAGCCACGGCGCGGCTCGCTCCGGACCAGGCCTTCCTGCATGAGGCGGGCCAGCGCCGAGCGGATCGTCGCCTTCTTGATGCCGTAGCGCGCCTCGATCTGCTTTTCGGTCAACGCTTCACCGGGCGACAGGACGCAGGCGACGATGTCGCTCTTCAGCTGTTCGTAGGCCTGTTCGCTGCGCAGCACATCCGCCGTCGACAGCGCCGTTGTCCCACCTGCGGACGCTGCCGATTTCGATGGTGCGGCTTTTGTCGGCTTCATGCTTCTCTCGCTTTGCATCGGCCTTGACATTGGCCATCTTAGCTATTCTTACTGAGCATCTCAGTCAGGAGCTGTGGCATGCCTCTATCCGCCGACTCCCCTCTCTACCCCGCGATCGAGGATATCGTCAACGCGGCGGCAGGCGTTGATCCCTTCGAGCGGGTCAAGGCCGTCTTGAGCGACTATACCAACCGCTTCCATGCGCTCGGCGGACTTGTGCATGAGGAGGATGAGGACGAGTTGCTGCTGCATGCCAGCCCGAAGCTGACGATCTACCACATCACGCTTTCGCCCGGGGTGCAGTATCCGCCGCATAACCATCTGATGGACGCCCTGATCGGCATCTATTGGGGTGGCGAGACCAACTTCATCTACCCGCTCGCCGGCGATCAGGTCGATGAGCCGGAGCGGCAGGATTTTTCGGCGCCCGCGCTGGTGCACATGTCTTCCAACACCATTCACTCGGTCGCCAATACCGGCAACGCCCGCTCCGGCGCCCTGCATGTCTATCTCGGCGATCTGCCAGGCACCGATCGCCAACTGTGGAGCCTCGCCGACCACCGGCCGGAGCCGTTCGACAACATCAGGTACATGGCCGGCGCGCGGCCGATCCAGCAATCGCGGGGATAGGCCGGGACCAACCTAGCTAAGGCCTTGTCTAGGGCTCATCGCCGGCAAGCACTTCGGCCTGATGCCGGTGTCCGAGCGTTTCGTAGCCGACGACGGTGACGGCCGGCGCCAGCATCAGGATGACGAGGCAGACCGCCATGTCGACGCCGGCGGACGCGGCGAGGATGGCAACCGCCACGACCGCCACTGTTGCGACCAGCAGCCAGATGTGGAACGGGTCGAAGCGCCGGACGAGATAGGTATAGAGCGCATAGATTGCCGCCAGGAACACGCTGACGGGAATTGCCGTGGCAAGCAGTGTCGCAAGCGGGCCGATATGCGCCTTGTGCTCGATGAAATAGGCCGCGACATGCAGCCCGGCGCCGGTCGCGACGATGGCGGTGACAATCAGCATCTGGCCATAGCCCCAGACGAAGGCGCGGTTGCGGTGGACATGCAGGATCGGCGCGGAGGGCAGCATGTAGTAGACCCACCACATGCCGAAGGTGAGCCCGGTGCCGGCGATGCAGACCAGGGCCGCATCCACGGTCCAGCCCTGCTCCTCGACCACGGCGGAGAGGCTCGCGAGCGTACCGACAACCCCTTCACCCAGCGCGATGATGGCGAACAGGCTGTAGCGCTCGGCCATATGGTGCGCATGCCAGGGCGTGCCGCCATCGCTGCGTTCGGCAACCACCGGCCCCGCCAGCTCGATGAGGCCGAGGATGACGGCCAGTATGATGCTGGTGCCGACCGGGAAATCGACGACGATCTGCACCACCCAGCCGATCTGGGCGATGGCTATGGCTATGGCATAAGTCAGGCAGGCGCGGCGCCGGGCGGGATCCTGTCTCGCGGCGCGCAGCCACTGGAAGATCATCGCCACCCGCATGATCACATAGCCCAGCACCATCACCGAATTGTCGAGGTGCTCGCCATGCTCGATGGAGGCGAACATGCGCGGCAGGCCGATCGCCAGCACCAGTACGCCGATCATCTGCACCATGGTGACGAGGCGGAAAACCCAATCGTCGGTGTCATAGGCCGAGGAGAACCAGGAAAAATTGATCCAGGCCCAGCAGATGGCGAAGCTGGCGAAGGCGAAGCCGAGCAAGGCAGCCGTGTAATGGCCTTCGGCCAGTGCATGGGCGAGCTGCGAGGAGGCGAAGCTGAACGCCGTCACGAAAGTCAGGTCGAACAGCAGCTCGAGCGGGGTGGCGACACGATGCCCCTCATGCGGATCGCGCCCGGCCATGCGCCTGAGGTGATGATGGAGGGTTTCAGGATTGACGGGCGTTGTGTTCATCGCGCGGCCTTGGCTAGGGGTCGTCAAGCCGACACTAGAGACAGGACAGTCAGCGTCAAGGCGCGCAGCCAGAACCGCGTTCCGCCGGCCTGAGGGTTGCGATATACGGCTAGCCGTGATGGCGCTGGCTGGTTAGCCGGTTCGCAGCCGTCTCGGCCATGGCATCGGCGAGGCTCAGGCCCCATTGCGACCGACAATAGGCGCGGAAATCGAAGCAGGGCAGGCCGGGACAGACCTCGAACTCGATCAGGTGGACCGTGTCGTCGGCCTCGACACGCAGGTCGACGGAAAACACGTCGCGCAGGCCGAGCCCGCTGATCAGCCGTTCGGCGATCGCCCTGATCCTGGCGTCGGCGAAGGGCTGGAGGTCGGCGACGGCAACGAGCTCCGGTTCGGCATAAAGTCCTGCCGCCTTCGCCGCCTCACCGGTTTCGCCGTAGAGCGCCAGGCTGTCGGCCATGGTCTGGAAATCGGCGCCTGAATCGACAAAGGCGATGCCGAGCGCCTCGACACCGGTTTGCGGCGTCAACCCGAGAAAGCTGGCGCGGACGTTGCGTCCGGCGACATAGGGTTGGACGACGACGTCGTCGCGATAGGCGGCGAACACACGCCGGCTAAGCTCCAGCGCGTGGCCGAGGTCGCTGCTGCGCGAATCCGGCCAGATGCCGATCTTGGCGCCAAGCCGGTTGGGCTTGGCGAACCAGCCGGCGGCAGAGGCCGGCGGCTCGACCAGCCATTTGCCGTCCCGGGCAAGGCCGGCCTGCGGCACCGGCAGGCCGAGCGCGCCAAGCACCGCGCCGGAGCGGAATTTGTCCTGGCAGAGCGCGAACAGCGAATCATCGGCGCCGATCGTCCTCAATCCCTTCAGCCGGGCCAGCGCGGGTGCGGCACCGCCGCGGAAATAGGCGATGCCGTCGGACAACGTCCAGACCAGCGTGTTCTGCGCATCCGCACCGTCAAGCGCCTCGGCGGCATCGTCGAGCGCCACCGGCGCAAAGGCGAGACCGCGCGCCTCGCAGGCGGCGGCAAGGGCTCCGAATTCGAGAGCCAGATCGGTCGACTGCGCCAGATAGGACGAGATTTCGGTGGCGCGCTGTGGCGCGTAGCCGTCGGCGATCAGGCGGTCGAAGCAAGCCTTCTCCGGCTCATAGACAAGGATCAGTTTTGGCTTGTGGCGCGACATCAAATGAACAATTCCCGGCGGTGCGATCGCCTACCATCGCACGGCCGACGCAAACGGCTTTCGCGAAACCGACCCGTGCCGGGCGCTTGGGTGACAGTGCCGGTCGGCCAGTCTGCTCAGGCGATCAGCACGCGCGGTTCGAACCGGCCATTGACCGGACTATCGATGAGGAAGGTCATGCCCGCCTGCGGATCGAGTTGGCGCTGTTTCTCGTCCTTGCCTTTCCAGGCCGAGGTCACCGCCAGCCGGTCGGCCTTGGCGCCGA includes:
- a CDS encoding autotransporter; translation: MPLSADSPLYPAIEDIVNAAAGVDPFERVKAVLSDYTNRFHALGGLVHEEDEDELLLHASPKLTIYHITLSPGVQYPPHNHLMDALIGIYWGGETNFIYPLAGDQVDEPERQDFSAPALVHMSSNTIHSVANTGNARSGALHVYLGDLPGTDRQLWSLADHRPEPFDNIRYMAGARPIQQSRG
- a CDS encoding alpha/beta hydrolase, which gives rise to MPTNVSGLRDERYGEGPDELLDVFFPTDIPDKALPAIVWVHGGGFVAGNKADISGYMKILAGRGYVTVAVGYSVAPGARYPTPVLQANKALAFLSRNAGRYRIDPNRFFLAGDSAGSQIVAQLAATVSDPAYAATVGVKPAIERARLKGVALFCGVYDATMIAPEGPFAGFIRTVMWSYLGTKQLKDDPRVAEFSVNRHLTPRFPPAFVSVGNADPLAPQSTLIAAAIRAQGVEVDTLFFADDYSPALPHEYQFDLDRKAGKEAFGRLGAFLDRLANQPALQ
- a CDS encoding D-alanine:D-lactate ligase-like protein translates to MSRHKPKLILVYEPEKACFDRLIADGYAPQRATEISSYLAQSTDLALEFGALAAACEARGLAFAPVALDDAAEALDGADAQNTLVWTLSDGIAYFRGGAAPALARLKGLRTIGADDSLFALCQDKFRSGAVLGALGLPVPQAGLARDGKWLVEPPASAAGWFAKPNRLGAKIGIWPDSRSSDLGHALELSRRVFAAYRDDVVVQPYVAGRNVRASFLGLTPQTGVEALGIAFVDSGADFQTMADSLALYGETGEAAKAAGLYAEPELVAVADLQPFADARIRAIAERLISGLGLRDVFSVDLRVEADDTVHLIEFEVCPGLPCFDFRAYCRSQWGLSLADAMAETAANRLTSQRHHG
- the pmtA gene encoding phospholipid N-methyltransferase PmtA, which produces MTRGPGLRKALAEKFDDELKFFRGWIDKPKTVGSIVPTSSITARKMASIVNPRSGLPVLEVGPGTGVITRAILAQGVRPENLYAVEYNTDFVRHLRQLYPGVNVIEGDAFNLNATLGERSGMIFDSVVSGVPLLNFPVAQRIAYIESLLDRIPAGRPIVQLTYGPMSPIPAGRGDYTVKHFDFIFRNIPPTQLWIYRRGKGD
- the pyrF gene encoding orotidine-5'-phosphate decarboxylase, whose amino-acid sequence is MQTQSMQAKSMQERLIVGLDVPTVREAEQAVRELDGVVSFYKIGYQLAFAGGLDFARELASGGTKIFLDMKLLDIDHTVAKGVENIVKMGMTMLTIHAYPKAMRAAVEAARGSELCLLAVSVLTSMDEQDMIDVGYEYDPHTLVLRRSEQALHAGMGGIVCSAAEAEAVRRIVGPDMAVVTPGIRPAGSDHGDQKRVVTPAQAIRNGASHLVVARPIIAAANRREAAEAILDEMRSA
- a CDS encoding low temperature requirement protein A, with protein sequence MNTTPVNPETLHHHLRRMAGRDPHEGHRVATPLELLFDLTFVTAFSFASSQLAHALAEGHYTAALLGFAFASFAICWAWINFSWFSSAYDTDDWVFRLVTMVQMIGVLVLAIGLPRMFASIEHGEHLDNSVMVLGYVIMRVAMIFQWLRAARQDPARRRACLTYAIAIAIAQIGWVVQIVVDFPVGTSIILAVILGLIELAGPVVAERSDGGTPWHAHHMAERYSLFAIIALGEGVVGTLASLSAVVEEQGWTVDAALVCIAGTGLTFGMWWVYYMLPSAPILHVHRNRAFVWGYGQMLIVTAIVATGAGLHVAAYFIEHKAHIGPLATLLATAIPVSVFLAAIYALYTYLVRRFDPFHIWLLVATVAVVAVAILAASAGVDMAVCLVILMLAPAVTVVGYETLGHRHQAEVLAGDEP
- a CDS encoding GntR family transcriptional regulator, which codes for MKPTKAAPSKSAASAGGTTALSTADVLRSEQAYEQLKSDIVACVLSPGEALTEKQIEARYGIKKATIRSALARLMQEGLVRSEPRRGYVITTLTLRDVNEIFDVRSLIEPEVFRVATSGITERGLDEIRLAARKVLKPETLRSPVAFLAADRAFRLAIAELSGNLRLAQLLSQILDQSERTLHLGFKSRDFMPLIIEQQKQLLQACEKSDVPGIVKLARSQCLALKHQLVGALLGGAKLRDVNLQDLV
- a CDS encoding NADPH-dependent FMN reductase — encoded protein: MSIVPKILVFAGSVRSGAYSGRTADVAQKELAVQGAEVTRISLADYPLPILDEDLEKEKGVPDNAQKLARLIIVHDGLLIATPEYNGSIPPLLKNTIDWVSRVRRDGGRSVRPFAGKVAGLCSSSNGHFGGIRCINHLRAVLVRCQMEVVTPECSVPDGGDAFDEGGNFRDERLYRSMEHLCRTLIETSRMLSTRIEA
- a CDS encoding DUF1330 domain-containing protein; this translates as MPKGYWIARVDVRDAEGYKDYVAAAKPAFERFGAKFLARGGEHEKAEGPGRARNVIIEFESLAAAHDCYHSPEYQRAVAIRQKVADGEIVLVEGA